The Capsicum annuum cultivar UCD-10X-F1 unplaced genomic scaffold, UCD10Xv1.1 ctg3868, whole genome shotgun sequence genome window below encodes:
- the LOC107856488 gene encoding protein IQ-DOMAIN 24 isoform X1, translating into MGKASKWFKALLGFKKNNDSILSSKNKWSDVKSYRDTDHNYYDVSMLVHRKIDVEVDPTYCVDVHSNVVSTSSVRIVKIWNGEERAAIVIQSYFRAYLSRRALRALKGLVKLQALVRGHIVRKQTAEMLRRMQALIRAQSRAVAGRSHVFQSPPFTAKSTQFLHHGPITPDNFEQIIRARNMKNYQMFMLKANVNVKHRNLFHSSELSYDELQSTASSGCARSRTVPFTPTKGTRSYMSSDPNYMYYTESSKAKARSLSAPKLRAQNDKRYSSKGDCSSSGRLDRIGVPVRGHSEEFNRDLCHIY; encoded by the exons ATGGGCAAAGCATCCAAATGGTTCAAAGCACTTCTTGGcttcaagaaaaataatgacTCTATTCTTTCTTCTAAAAACAAATGGAGTGATGTTAAATCCTATAGAGATACAGATCACAACTATTATGATGTGTCCATGTTGGTTCATCGTAAAATCGACGTTGAAGTGGACCCCACATATTGCGTGGACGTCCACTCCAACGTCGTATCGACTAGTAGTGTCCGTATAGTGAAGATATGGAACGGTGAAGAACGGGCTGCTATAGTGATACAATCATATTTTCGAGCTTATCTG TCAAGAAGAGCGTTACGCGCATTAAAGGGACTTGTGAAGCTTCAAGCTCTAGTACGCGGTCACATCGTGAGGAAACAAACCGCGGAGATGCTCAGGCGTATGCAAGCGCTGATAAGAGCTCAGTCGAGAGCTGTTGCAGGGCGATCTCATGTTTTTCAATCCCCTCCTTTTACCGCGAAATCTACTCAATTTCTTCATCAT GGCCCTATAACCCCCGATAACTTCGAGCAAATTATTCGTGCAAGGAATATGAAGAATTATCAAATGTTTATGCTCAAG GCAAATGTCAATGTCAAACATAGAAATTTATTTCATTCTTCTGAACTTAGCTATGATGAACTTCAATCAACAGCATCATCGGGATGCGCTCGATCAAGAACAGTACCATTTACGCCAACTAAGGGTACGCGAAGCTACATGAGTAGTGATCCGAATTACATGTATTACACTGAGTCATCTAAGGCAAAAGCGCGATCGCTGAGTGCACCAAAACTAAGGGCTCAGAATGATAAGAGATACTCAAGCAAAGGCGATTGTTCGAGTTCTGGTAGATTAGACAGGATTGGAGTACCTGTTAGGGGCCATTCGGAAGAATTTAATCGCGATTTGTGTCACATATATTGA
- the LOC107856488 gene encoding protein IQ-DOMAIN 24 isoform X2 yields MGKASKWFKALLGFKKNNDSILSSKNKWSDVKSYRDTDHNYYDVSMLVHRKIDVEVDPTYCVDVHSNVVSTSSVRIVKIWNGEERAAIVIQSYFRAYLSRRALRALKGLVKLQALVRGHIVRKQTAEMLRRMQALIRAQSRAVAGRSHVFQSPPFTAKSTQFLHHANVNVKHRNLFHSSELSYDELQSTASSGCARSRTVPFTPTKGTRSYMSSDPNYMYYTESSKAKARSLSAPKLRAQNDKRYSSKGDCSSSGRLDRIGVPVRGHSEEFNRDLCHIY; encoded by the exons ATGGGCAAAGCATCCAAATGGTTCAAAGCACTTCTTGGcttcaagaaaaataatgacTCTATTCTTTCTTCTAAAAACAAATGGAGTGATGTTAAATCCTATAGAGATACAGATCACAACTATTATGATGTGTCCATGTTGGTTCATCGTAAAATCGACGTTGAAGTGGACCCCACATATTGCGTGGACGTCCACTCCAACGTCGTATCGACTAGTAGTGTCCGTATAGTGAAGATATGGAACGGTGAAGAACGGGCTGCTATAGTGATACAATCATATTTTCGAGCTTATCTG TCAAGAAGAGCGTTACGCGCATTAAAGGGACTTGTGAAGCTTCAAGCTCTAGTACGCGGTCACATCGTGAGGAAACAAACCGCGGAGATGCTCAGGCGTATGCAAGCGCTGATAAGAGCTCAGTCGAGAGCTGTTGCAGGGCGATCTCATGTTTTTCAATCCCCTCCTTTTACCGCGAAATCTACTCAATTTCTTCATCAT GCAAATGTCAATGTCAAACATAGAAATTTATTTCATTCTTCTGAACTTAGCTATGATGAACTTCAATCAACAGCATCATCGGGATGCGCTCGATCAAGAACAGTACCATTTACGCCAACTAAGGGTACGCGAAGCTACATGAGTAGTGATCCGAATTACATGTATTACACTGAGTCATCTAAGGCAAAAGCGCGATCGCTGAGTGCACCAAAACTAAGGGCTCAGAATGATAAGAGATACTCAAGCAAAGGCGATTGTTCGAGTTCTGGTAGATTAGACAGGATTGGAGTACCTGTTAGGGGCCATTCGGAAGAATTTAATCGCGATTTGTGTCACATATATTGA